A region of Anopheles merus strain MAF chromosome 2R, AmerM5.1, whole genome shotgun sequence DNA encodes the following proteins:
- the LOC121590998 gene encoding complexin isoform X6: MNFLGAVGGDGGDDENDKEKEEEAERERQEAIREAEERRKEKHRKMEEEREKMRQEIRDKYNIKKKEEIVEQAPQEEPNPLMRKKKTPEELAAEAEQEDLDDFTKLKNSIETQVNEIKTQIEGKCSLQ, encoded by the exons GCGCTGTTGGAGGTGACGGAGGCGACGATGAGAACGACAAAGAGAAGGAAGAGGAGGCAGAGCGCGAACGCCAGGAGGCGATCCGCGAGGCCGAGGAGCGACGCAAGGAGAAGCACCGCAAGATGGAGGAGGAGCGGGAGAAGATGCGACAGGAAATCCGAGACAAA TATAACATAAAGAAAAAGGAGGAAATTGTCGAACAGGCACCCCAGGAGGAACCAAATCCACTGATGCGGAAGAAGAAAACGCCCGAAGAGCTTGCGGCCGAAGCGGAACAGGAGGATCTAGACGACTTCACGA AGTTGAAAAACTCCATAGAGACGCAGGTGAACGAGATCAAGACGCAAATCGAAGGCAAATGCTCCTTGCAGTGA
- the LOC121590998 gene encoding complexin isoform X7: MNFLGDGGDDENDKEKEEEAERERQEAIREAEERRKEKHRKMEEEREKMRQEIRDKYNIKKKEEIVEQAPQEEPNPLMRKKKTPEELAAEAEQEDLDDFTKLKNSIETQVNEIKTQIEGKCSLQ, translated from the exons GTGACGGAGGCGACGATGAGAACGACAAAGAGAAGGAAGAGGAGGCAGAGCGCGAACGCCAGGAGGCGATCCGCGAGGCCGAGGAGCGACGCAAGGAGAAGCACCGCAAGATGGAGGAGGAGCGGGAGAAGATGCGACAGGAAATCCGAGACAAA TATAACATAAAGAAAAAGGAGGAAATTGTCGAACAGGCACCCCAGGAGGAACCAAATCCACTGATGCGGAAGAAGAAAACGCCCGAAGAGCTTGCGGCCGAAGCGGAACAGGAGGATCTAGACGACTTCACGA AGTTGAAAAACTCCATAGAGACGCAGGTGAACGAGATCAAGACGCAAATCGAAGGCAAATGCTCCTTGCAGTGA
- the LOC121590998 gene encoding complexin isoform X5 gives MNFLGAAGGAVGGDGGDDENDKEKEEEAERERQEAIREAEERRKEKHRKMEEEREKMRQEIRDKYNIKKKEEIVEQAPQEEPNPLMRKKKTPEELAAEAEQEDLDDFTKLKNSIETQVNEIKTQIEGKCSLQ, from the exons GCGCTGTTGGAGGTGACGGAGGCGACGATGAGAACGACAAAGAGAAGGAAGAGGAGGCAGAGCGCGAACGCCAGGAGGCGATCCGCGAGGCCGAGGAGCGACGCAAGGAGAAGCACCGCAAGATGGAGGAGGAGCGGGAGAAGATGCGACAGGAAATCCGAGACAAA TATAACATAAAGAAAAAGGAGGAAATTGTCGAACAGGCACCCCAGGAGGAACCAAATCCACTGATGCGGAAGAAGAAAACGCCCGAAGAGCTTGCGGCCGAAGCGGAACAGGAGGATCTAGACGACTTCACGA AGTTGAAAAACTCCATAGAGACGCAGGTGAACGAGATCAAGACGCAAATCGAAGGCAAATGCTCCTTGCAGTGA